One Scomber scombrus chromosome 4, fScoSco1.1, whole genome shotgun sequence genomic region harbors:
- the LOC133979375 gene encoding olfactory receptor 1082-like has product MLLSNTTVIVTGGLHLSVDFDSPKDYLVFIFQLSFATTAVFVAGPVVITILATRALRLQNRFIFMLNTSICDTLVGFSVYYVGLFDVQEGYPSRNGTYNMLPSLLGVNIMTFLFAQFDRYFAVCHPFIYTRFITRRVVISANVYCWFHVYFQSIITNFLPLSKAIQLYVFSIVSLQLIVLTKVVMTVKLYVVARFQLDRDPPSAEKESNKESLRIIIFVVISFLVLWCPSFINIVLRLVIGRGLTFRNEATNLFAIMARFNAVCTPSVYLWGSPALREATVKTVWGRVCLRCKRR; this is encoded by the coding sequence ATGCTCCTCTCCAACACCACAGTCATTGTGACTGGAGGGCTGCATCTCTCGGTGGATTTTGACAGTCCTAAGGATTATCTCGTTTTTATTTTCCAACTTTCATTCGCTACCACTGCTGTTTTTGTAGCAGGGCCTGTAGTCATCACCATTTTGGCCACCAGAGCGCTGCGCCTTCAGAATAGGTTTATTTTCATGCTGAACACGAGTATTTGTGACACTCTGGTTGGGTTTTCAGTGTATTATGTTGGTTTGTTTGATGTTCAGGAGGGATACCCTTCTAGAAATGGAACTTATAATATGCTACCATCACTTCTTGGGGTAAACATAATGACGTTTTTATTTGCACAGTTTGACCGGTATTTTGCAGTTTGTCATCCATTCATCTACACACGCTTTATAACCCGGAGAGTGGTCATCTCTGCAAATGTTTATTGTTGGTTTCATGTCTATTTTCAGTCGATCATCACTAATTTCTTGCCCCTTTCTAAAGCGATACAGCTGTATGTTTTCAGTATTGTAAGTTTACAACTAATCGTGCTCACCAAAGTGGTCATGACTGTCAAACTGTATGTTGTTGCCAGATTCCAGCTTGACAGAGACCCTCCCAGcgcagagaaagaaagcaacaaAGAATCACTGAGAATCATAATTTTTGTTGTCATAAGTTTCTTGGTGTTGTGGTGCCCTTCTTTTATTAATATCGTCCTCAGACTGGTGATAGGAAGAGGGCTGACATTCAGGAATGAAGCCACTAATCTTTTTGCCATCATGGCTCGTTTCAACGCTGTGTGCACACCGTCAGTGTACCTGTGGGGCAGTCCGGCTCTGAGAGAAGCCACGGTGAAGACAGTGTGGGGCAGAGTGTGTCTGAGATGTAAAAGGAGGTAA
- the LOC133978466 gene encoding rhodopsin-like, whose translation MPISNITDPVTGGVPLSVDFDSPEDYFIFIFQILFATATVLVAGTVVICILATKALRLQNRFIFMLNTSICDTLVGFSVYYLGLFDVQEGYPSRNGTYNVLPSILGVNILTFLFAQFDRYLAVCHPFIYSRFITRHVVIGINIYCWIYSFAHLLARNLLPLSKSIQLYVFSIVFLQLIVLTKVVMTIKLYVVARFQVARDPPSADKESKKESLRIIIFVVISFLVLWGPSFVNIIIRFVAGGGLTFRNEATNLFAIMARFNAVCTPSVYLWGSPALREATVKTVWGRVCPRCKRR comes from the coding sequence ATGCCCATTTCCAACATAACAGACCCTGTGACTGGAGGAGTGCCTCTCTCGGTGGACTTCGACAGTCCTGAggattattttatctttattttccaGATCTTATTCGCTACTGCTACTGTTCTCGTAGCTGGCACAGTAGTCATTTGCATCTTGGCCACAAAAGCGCTGCGCCTTCAAAATAGGTTTATTTTCATGCTAAACACGAGTATTTGTGACACGCTGGTTGGCTTTTCAGTGTATTATCTTGGTTTGTTTGATGTTCAGGAGGGATACCCTTCTAGAAATGGAACTTATAATGTTTTGCCTTCAATTCTAGGGGTCAATATATTGACGTTTTTGTTCGCACAGTTTGACAGATACTTAGCTGTGTGCCACCCATTCATCTACAGCCGCTTCATCACACGGCATGTTGTCATAGGCATTAACATTTACTGCTGGATTTACAGCTTTGCTCACTTGCTCGCCAGGAATTTGTTGCCACTTTCTAAATCGATACAGCTGTACGTGTTCAGCATCGTCTTCTTACAACTAATTGTGCTCACCAAAGTGGTCATGACTATCAAACTGTATGTTGTTGCCAGATTCCAGGTTGCCAGAGACCCTCCCAGCGCAGACAAAGAAAGCAAGAAGGAATCACTGAGaatcattatttttgttgtcaTAAGTTTCTTGGTGTTGTGGGGCCCTTCTTTTGTTAATATCATAATCAGATTTGTGGCAGGAGGAGGGCTGACATTTAGGAATGAAGCCACTAATCTTTTCGCCATCATGGCTCGTTTCAACGCTGTGTGCACACCGTCAGTGTACCTGTGGGGCAGTCCGGCTCTGAGAGAAGCCACGGTGAAGACAGTGTGGGGCAGAGTGTGCCCGAGATGTAAGAGGAGGTAA
- the LOC133979200 gene encoding protease-associated domain-containing protein 1-like, translated as MAKVIRTTALVLFLWSVFMQFSRMSGLGVNELLYFRVISPEDIGYIFSAAPAKDFGGDFTSSYDEIFLVPADPADGCSDLKDREIIQGQVILVERGSCSFVQKARNVEEAGGKAVLIADNVVDNDSQYLDMITDGSTAKPSIPALFLLGRDGMMIKRSLQRQALPWAVISIPVNVSSLASFPLKQPPWTLW; from the exons ATGGCAAAGGTTATTCGGACAACAGCTTTGGTTTTATTCCTCTGGAGTGTTTTCATGCAGTTCAGTCGCATGTCAG GTCTTGGAGTCAATGAACTTTTGTATTTCCGAGTCATCAGTCCAGAGGACATAGGTTACATCTTCAGCGCAGCACCTGCTAAAGACTTTGGAGGAGACTTT ACGTCATCATACGATGAGATTTTCCTGGTGCCAGCAGACCCAGCAGATGGCTGTTCAGACCTGAAGGACAGAGAAATCATCCAGGGACAAGTCATTCTAGTGGAGAGAGG AAGTTGCTCCTTTGTACAAAAGGCCCGAAATGTGGAGGAAGCAGGTGGCAAAGCTGTTTTGATTGCTGATAACGTGGTGGACAATGACAGTCAGTACCTTGATATGATCACTGATGGAAGCACGGCCAAACCAAGCATACCTGCTTTATTCCTGCTGGGACGTGATGG GATGATGATCAAACGGTCACTTCAAAGACAAGCACTGCCATGGGCTGTCATTTCCATTCCTGTCAATGTTTCCTCTTTGGCCTCCTTCCCACTCAAGCAGCCCCCGTGGACATTGTGGTAG
- the il12b2 gene encoding LOW QUALITY PROTEIN: interleukin-12 subunit beta (The sequence of the model RefSeq protein was modified relative to this genomic sequence to represent the inferred CDS: inserted 1 base in 1 codon) yields MIVNNLLPLCHTIPQQTLSVWIFGLLSISLTGAHGLNHFPKNFVVAKRNDANSVTLTCXKSSGDVVWKFEGDELEDGDYEDNLLKNGTNLRVTEVDTPILGEYSCWSGGEMLSSTYLLLEAEDEDEDELDSFINCRAKSYDCKFTCAWTRNEYTAVRLGLGHDCYEGGKLCHWVTSSQQLLNGGFQFELSHSLSPYAEESTMLELTAEAIIDFSIHRTTKRFYLRDIVQPDSPQIVKCQEVDQDLNVTIDPPTSWSTPHSFFSLEHEIEYVLKDDGKTGRSSSALIPKRISKLRVRSRDPLVFSTWSQWTAWKNVITGKTKLCKCKKRNKYCCPELPSGYLKHCQKRKKKGKQVLNEVGHF; encoded by the exons ATGATTGTCAATAATTTGCTCCCTCTCTGTCACACCATCCCTCAGCAGACTTTGTCAGTATGGATATTTGGGCTTCTGTCCATCAGCCTCACAGGAGCACATGGACTCAACCACTTTCCAAAAAATT TTGTAGTAGCAAAAAGGAATGACGCAAATTCAGTCACACTGACCT GGAAGTCCAGCGGAGATGTCGTGTGGAAGTTTGAGGGTGATGAGCTGGAGGACGGCGATTATGAGGACAATTTACTGAAGAACGGTACAAATCTGAGAGTGACCGAAGTAGATACACCCATTTTGGGAGAATACAGCTGCTGGAGTGGAGGAGAGATGTTATCATCAACTTATCTGCTGCTGGAggctgaggatgaggatgaagatgagttAG ATTCTTTCATCAATTGTCGGGCAAAGTCTTATGACTGTAAGTTCACCTGTGCCTGGACCCGCAATGAATACACAGCAGTGCGTCTTGGACTGGGCCATgactg TTATGAAGGTGGGAAGTTGTGTCATTGGGTCACCAGCAGTCAGCAGCTCCTGAATGGGGGATTCCAGTTTGAGCTATCCCACTCTCTCTCACCCTACGCTGAGGAAAGCACCATGCTTGAACTGACTGCTGAGGCAATCATTGACTTCTCCATCCACCGCACGACCAAGAGATTTTATCTCAGAGACATCG tTCAACCAGATAGTCCCCAGATTGTCAAGTGTCAGGAAGTGGACCAGGACCTGAATGTGACCATTGATCCACCAACCAGCTGGTCCACTCCTCACAGCTTCTTCAGTCTGGAGCATGAGATTGAATACGTGTTGAAAGATGATGGCAAG ACTGGACGTTCCTCATCTGCTTTGATACCGAAGAGGATCAGCAAGCTGAGAGTTCGTTCCAGAGACCCGCTGGTTTTCTCAACCTGGAGCCAGTGGACTGCCTGGAAAAAT GTGATCACAGGAAAAACGAAGCTTTGCAaatgcaaaaagagaaacaaatattGCTGTCCAGAGTTGCCATCTGGATACTTGAAACACTGccagaaaaggaagaaaaaagggaaacaggTCCTAAATGAAGTCGGGCATTTTTGA
- the LOC133979572 gene encoding transcription factor BTF3-like: protein MKESIMNQEKLAKLQAQVRIGGKGSARRKKKVVHRTATADDKKLQFSLKKLGVNNISGIEEVNMFTNQGTVIHFNNPKVQASLAANTFTITGHAENKQLTEMLPGILNQLGADSLTSLRRLAETLPKPTGENKAPMVAAEEEDDDEVPDLVENFDEASKDEAN from the exons atgAAGGAGTCGATAATGAACCAGGAGAAGCTCGCCAAACTGCAGGCGCAGGTCCGCATAGGCGGCAAG GGATCAGCCCGCAGAAAGAAGAAGGTGGTGCACAGAACAGCTACAGCAGATGACAAGAAGTTGCAGTTTTCTCTCAAGAAACTGGGAGTCAACAACATCTCCGGCATTGAGGAG gTGAATATGTTCACAAACCAAGGGACAGTGATCCACTTTAATAACCCAAAGGTCCAGGCCTCCTTGGCTGCCAACACCTTCACAATCACAGGACACGCTGAGAACAAGCAGCTCACAGAGATGCTCCCAGGAATCTTAAACCAGCTGGGGGCCGACAGTCTCACCAGCCTCAGGAGACTAGCAGAGACCCTGCCTAAGCCAA CTGGAGAGAACAAAGCCCCTATGGTTGctgctgaggaggaggatgatgatgaagttcCAG ATCTCGTTGAAAACTTCGATGAGGCTTCAAAGGACGAGGCAAACtaa
- the utp15 gene encoding U3 small nucleolar RNA-associated protein 15 homolog → MASFKPTKIQVYPKLGEKVTQDTLYWKNYKAPVQIKEFGAITNIDFSPVAPHNFAVTAFTRIHIYGPFSQEPVKSFTRFKDTAYCGRFRSDGQLLVAGCEDSVVRLFDVSGKVALRMFKGHTKAVHVTDFTSDRYQILTGSDDYTCRLWDIPNSTELNTYQEHTDYIRCGVTSKLNRDLFITGSYDHTLKLFDARVDKSVMTMDHGQPVESLLLYPSEGLLVSAGGRYVKVWDLLKGGQPLVSLRNHHKTVTSLCLSSNGQRLLSASLDRHVKVYNTTNYKAVHNFDYAASILSLALAPDDESIVVGMTNSILSIKHRKSPEESKDSSGQQRRRPSYRVFVKGKNVPKQDDYLVSKPVKQHLAKYDKQLKKFNVSMALDTALETWTRHRKPEITVAVIKELDRRGTLKNALAGRDEQGLSRLLNFLIGNLVDPRFAPVLITATEMILDIYQSIIGQSPVVDRQLLRLQELLEKEIDYQQDLLEVLGMLDTMFASSLPRKEVPCCSISRPNGQVEGVASTSRPQLQAS, encoded by the exons ATGGCCTCATTCAAACCTACAAAAATTCAGGTTTATCCTAAACTTGGAGAGAAAGTCACACAAGACACCCTCTACTGGAAAAACTACAAG GCTCCAGTCCAAATAAAAGAATTTGGAGCAATCACGAACATCGACTTCTCCCCAGTGGCTCCACATAACTTTGCTGTGACAGCATTTACAAGA aTCCACATTTATGGGCCATTCTCCCAGGAGCCAGTGAAGTCATTTACACGGTTTAAGGACACAGCATACTGCGGCAGGTTCCGCTCAGATGGTCAGCTGCTTGTGGCGGGATGTGAGGACTCAGTGGTACGGCTGTTCGATGTCAGCGGCAAAGTGGCACTCAGGATGTTCAAAGGGCACACAAA GGCTGTGCATGTGACAGACTTCACCTCGGACCGCTACCAGATTCTCACAGGGTCAGACGACTACACATGCCGACTCTGGGACATCCCAAATTCCACTGAACTCAACACCTACCAAGAACATACAGATTACATCCGCTGCGGTGTCACCAGCAAACTCAACAGAGATCTCTTCATTACTG GATCGTATGACCACACATTGAAACTGTTTGATGCCAGAGTGGATAAGAGTGTAATGACCATGGATCACGGCCAGCCAGTGGAGAGTCTGCTTCTCTATCCCTCTGAAGGACTCCTCGTCTCTGCAG GTGGACGCTACGTCAAAGTATGGGATCTGCTTAAAGGAGGCCAGCCTCTGGTGTCCCTGAGGAACCATCACAAAACTGTCACCTCTTTGTGTCTCAGCAGCAACGGACAGAGGCTGCTGTCAGCTTCTTTGGACAG gCATGTGAAAGTGTACAACACAACCAACTATAAAGCGGTCCACAACTTTGACTACGCTGCTTCTATTCTCAGTCTGGCTTTGGCA CCGGATGATGAGTCCATCGTCGTGGGTATGACCAACAGTATTCTGAGTATCAAACACAGGAAGAGCCCTGAAGAGTCAAAGGATTCCTCTGGCCAACAAAGACGGCGGCCATCATATCGTGTTTTTGTAAAAGGGAAGAACGTACCTAAACAG GATGATTATCTTGTCAGCAAGCCAGTGAAACAACATTTGGCTAAATATGACAAGCAGCTCAAGAAATTCAATGTATCCATGGCTTTGGATACTGCTCTGGAG aCATGGACAAGACATAGAAAACCAGAGATCACAGTTGCTGTCATCAAGGAGCTGGATCGAAGAGGAACGTTGAAGAATGCTCTGGCAGGAAGAGATGAACAGGGGCTCTCTCGTTTGCTCAACTTCCTCATAGG GAATTTGGTTGACCCCAGGTTCGCTCCTGTCCTCATAACAGCGACTGAAATGATCCTCGACATTTATCAGTCCATAATCGGCCAGTCACCAGTTGTGGACCGTCAGCTGTTGCGTCTTCAGGAGCTGCTGGAGAAAGAGATTGACTACCAGCAGGACCTCCTGGAGGTGCTGGGCATGTTGGACACAATGTTTGCCTCCTCCCTCCCAAGGAAGGAGGTGCCATGCTGTAGCATCAGCAGACCTAATGGGCAGGTCGAAGGTGTAGCAAGCACCTCAAGGCCACAGCTCCAGGCCTCCTGA